The Dehalococcoidia bacterium genomic sequence GTGACCAAGACCCTGTCCGCCTACGACGCGGCCGTCGAGCGCGAGATGATGCCGGACCTCCGCGCGGCCGGCCTCCTGCGGGACGCTTACCACTACCTGCCGGGGCCCAGTTACCGGCTCATGCAGCGCTGGCCCTACCTGCGGGAGTCCTTGTGCAAGCTCATGCTGGGGGAAAAGACCTACGCTGGCTTCTTGCGGGAAAGCGGCCCGTTGCGCGCCCTGGTGAGCATAGTCGCGGCCCTTGGTCGGCGGGAAAGGCGCCGCCGCGAGGCCCGGCTGGCACTGCGGGTCTCCGCGCGCGCGTCGATGGCCAGGTCCTAGCCGCCGCCTCCGCCGGCGACACCGGCGCCGCCATCGACCGGAAGCGAGACGCCGGTGATGAACTTCGCCTCGTCCGAGTGCAAGAAGAGGGCCGCGAAGGCCACATCCCAACCCGTGCCCATCCTGCGCCCGAGGGGGACGCGGCTGTCGCGCTGGGCTATGAGTTGCTCCCGGTCAGCGCCGGCCGCGACGCGCGCCTCGATGGCCATCGGGGTGTTCATGAGCCCCGGGAGGATGCAGTTCACGCGGATGCCGTAGCGGGCATTCGCCGCCGCCAGGTTCTCGCTCAGGGCGATGACAGCCGCCTTCGTGGTCTTGTAGCCCACGAAGGGGTAGTTCGAACGCGCGGCCATCGATGAGATGTTGACGATCGAACCCCTTCCTTGCTCGCGCATCACGGGCAGGGCATGTTTGCAGGCGAGCCACATCCCGCGCAGGTTGGTCGCGACGATGCGGTCGAACGCCGCGACCTCGAGTTCGGTCGCGGGGGCGTCGTTGAGGGCGACGCTGGCGCCGACGTTGTTGTGCAGGATGTCGATGGCGCCGTAAACGGCCATGGCCGCTCCGACCATGTCCTTCACGGCCGCTTCGTCCGTGACGTCGGCCTCGACCGCTGTGGCTTCGCCCTTCTCGGCCTCGATCATGGCGACGGTCTCGCGTGCGGAGTCAAGGTTGCGGTCGGCGACGACGACGCGCGCGCCTTCTCTGGCCAGGAGGATAGCGGTGGCACGGCCGTTGCCGATGGTCTGGCCCGGCGTCTGCCCGCCGCCAACGACTATCGCTACCTTGCCCTCTACCCTTCCCGGCATCGCCTGCAGATGCTAGCGGCGCCAGGGGCGAGAGTCCAGCGGCGGGGATGCGCAGCAGCGATAGCGCCTGGTCAGGCGCCTGGCGTGGTGAGGCTAGCAGCCGCCTCATAGGCGGCGCGTAGGCGCCGTGTGATGTCGCCAGGCCGGCCGCCGCCAACTATCGTGCCGTCGATGGCAACGACGGGAAGGAGGCCGGCAATCGCGTTCGTGACGAAGACCTCCCGGGCGGCGAGCAAGTCCTCCAGCCGCAGGCTTCTCACGGCGGGCCTGACCCCGGCATCAGGCGCCAGCTCCAGCACCGCCTCCCGGGTGACGCCGCCAAGCGCGCCGTCTTCAACCGGCGGCGTGACGACTTCGCGCCCGATGACGGCGAACACGTTCGTCACGCTGCCTTCAGCGACCAGTCCCTTCGTGTTCAAGAGCAGCGCTTCGTCCGCTCCCCGGCGCCGCGCTTCGTCCCGGGCATGCACGTTCTCGGCGAAGCTGGTCGTCTTGAGCCGCGCGAGAGGGGACGTCTCGTTCCGACGTTGGGCCGCTGTCGCGAGGCGGATGCCGGCCTCGTACGACTCCTCAGGGTAGTCGGTGCTGGCGCGGGCCTGGATGAGGAGGTTGGGGCCGCCCTCGGGATCGCCCGCGGTCAACGTCAGGCGGACGCGGGCGTCATCCAAGGCCGCGAGCCTCGCGAGGTCGGAGACGGCCTTGCCCAGGCCGGGGAGGTCGAGGGGGACCTCTATGCCGAACGCTGCCGCGCCGGCGCAAAGCCTCCGAAAGTGGGCGTCCAGCCGGTAGACCCGCCCCTTCCGGGCACGAAAAGTCTCGAAGACGCCGAGGCCCAGGAGGACGCCGCGGTCGCCCGCCGGTACGAGGGCGTTGTCCTCGGGCAGCAAACGGCCATTGAAGTAGACCCAGGCCATCAGTCCGCCGCCAGTACGCGCGCCAGGGCCGCGCCCTTGTCCAGCGTCTCCTGGTACTCGGCTTCCGGGTCCGAATCGGCGACGATGCCGCCGCCAACGTGGAAGTAGGCGCGCCCTTCCTTGATGACCATGATGCGGATGGCGACGTTGAGGTCGACGCGTCCGTCAAAGCCGATGTAGCCCATCGCGCCCGTGTAGGGGCCACGGGCGACCGGCTCCAGTTCGTCGATGATCTGCATCGCCCGCAGTTTGGGCGCGCCGGTCACCGAGCCGCTCGGGAAGGTGGCGCGCAGCAGGTCGATGGCGTCGCAGTCGGGACGAAGGCGGCAGCGCACCGTGGACACCAGGTGGTGCACGCTGGCGTAGCTCTCCAGCCCGAACAGCTCCGGTACTTCGACGCTGCCCACCTCCGCCACGCGGCCGAGGTCGTTGCGCTCGAGGTCGACGATCATGAGGTTTTCGGCCCGGTCCTTCCCGCTGGCCATGAGGTCGCGGGCCAGCGCCAGGTCCTCCTGGGCGTCACGCCCGCGGGGCCGTGTGCCCTTTATGGGCCGCGTCTCGACGACTCTGCTCACGGGGTCGTAGTGAAGAAAACGCTCCGGCGAGCTCGAAAGTAGCGTGAAGTCCGGGAAGGTGAAGATTGCGCCGTAGGGGGCCGGCGATAGGCGGCGCAGGGCCCGGTACACCTCGATGGGGGGCCGGGGGCAGTCAGCCTCGAAACGCTGGCTCAAGTTCACCTGGTAGATGTCGCCCGCGCGGATGTAGTCGAGGCAGCGCGCGACCGCTCTCCGGTAACCGGCGCGAGAGAAGCTGGACGCGAGCGCATCGAAGGGCGGATGGCGGATAGAGGCCCCAACTCCGGGCGCGAAGACGCCTGGGTCGAAGACGGCAACGTCCTCGTAGAAGCCAAGGCTGCAGTCTGGGAGGCCGAGGTCCTCCGCCGCCATCGACGGGAGATCCTCGATGTGGCGCGCGAGACCGAAGCCGAAGTAGCCGGCGACCATGCCGTCCCGGCCGGCCCGCTCGTTCAGGAGGCCGCGGAGCACCTCGAATGGGTCAGCATCGAGGCAGGTGCGGCTCCCGCCAGGGCTCGATAGCTCGACGCGGCGGCCCCAGCAGCGCATTACGAACGAGGGGCGCCTGCCGGCGAAGGAGTGGCGGCCCTGGCGCGCGTCGGGGAGCGAACTATCGAGCCAGAAACCCCAGGGCTCCGAGCCGACCCGGGCAACCGCTTCGAGGTCAGGACTGATCAGGGTCACCCTCCGCATCCGGATACAGGCCCACGACGGTAGCGTACAGGACTGGAGGCACCCATCGGCCCGCAGACGGCGCCTTCTTGCCGGCGACCGCAGGTTAGCTAGATGCGCGTAACGTGCATCATGAAGGTGGACGCAGTGCCGTGATCCACTATGCGTCGTGATCGCTGCGCTGGAGGAAAGCAATGGGGGAGTTGAGGACCCGCCGGCTCGGGCGCACCGGGCTGTGGCTGCCAGAGCTGGGCCTTGGCGCCATGGACACGCCGCAGTCCAGCGAGGGCCTGGAGACCCTGCGGGCCGCCTACGACCAGGGCATCCGCTTCGTGGACACGGCGCGCGGCTACGCCGGAAGCGAAGCCCTGATCGGCCAGTTCATCAGGGAGCATGGCGGCTCGCCCTTCGTGCTCAGCTCGAAGACCTTCAGCCATTCGATCGATGGCAGCCAGAGGGACGTAGACCGGTCCCTGGCCGTGCTGGGCGTCAGCTCTATCGACCTGTACCAGCTCCACGACGTCCGCACCGACGAAGCCTGGCGGGAGGTCATGGGCGAAAACGGCGCGCTCGCGGGCCTGAGGATCGCCCAGGAGCGCGGCCTTGTCCGCTATCTCGGCATCTCCTCGCACAACCTGGCGCTGGTGGAGCGGGCGGTCCTCTGCGGCGAGTTCGACGCCGTCATGCTCGAATACTCGGCCTTCTTTCCCGAGACAGCGCCACTCATCGACCTGGCTGCCGAGCACGACGTCGGCGTCATCGTCATGAGGCCGCTCGGCGGGTCGGGACGCATGAGCGTCGTGCGGAGCCGTATCGCCGGAGGGTATACCGGCCCCCTGACGCCTGCAAACCTGCTCCGCTACGTCCTATCTCACCCGGGCGTCTCAGTCGCCATACCTGGGGCGCGCCACCCCTCACGCATCGTCGAGAACGCCGCCACCGCCCGGTCCTACGAGCCGATGAGCGAGCAAGAGCGCCGCGAGCTCGAAGCGGAGGCGGCGGCCCTCTACTAGTCGTACGCGGGGAAAGGCCCCGCCGTCATGCCTCCGTCGACGACGAGGTCGTGGCAGTTGATGTAGGCGCCATCGTCGCTGGCGAGGTAGAGGACGGCGTTGGCGACATCGCGCGGCAGGCCGGTGCGGTGGATGGGGTTGGCCCTGGCCAGGTTCTCCTTGAGCTTGCGCATCTTACCCTCGTTGTGCCCGGGCTCCAGTTGGCGGGCGGCCTCGGACCCGCCGTAGAAGATCGGCGTCGCGACGCCGCCGGGCGACACGCAGTTGACGGTGATGCCGTACTTGCCCAGTTCCATGCCCGCGACCTTCGTGAGCTGGGTGACGGCCGCCTTGGCGGCGCTGTACAGGTACTGGCCCGTATTGGTGCGCAGGGCGGCGATGCTGGAGTTGTTGATGATGCGGCCGTGCTGCTGTGCCTTCATCACCGGGATCGCGTGCTTGATCCCGAACACGACGCTGCCGACGAGGAGGGCCATGGCGTGCTCAAACTGCTCCCAGGTGACAATCTCCGGCGTGCCTCCCGTGGGTCCGCCGGCATTGTTGAAGAGGATGTCCAGCCTGCCGAAGGTGGAGGTCGTGAACTCGACCGAAGCGCGGATGTCGTCCTCGCGCGTCACGTCGGCGCGGAAGTAGCGCGCGTCCGGGCCGAGGCGGGCGGCGATCGCCTCGCCGCTTTCCACCGAGCGGCCGGTGAAGACCACGCGGGCGCCCTCTTCGAGAAAGCGCTCGACGGTCGCCTCACCGATGCCGCTGGTGCCGCCGGTGATGAGGGCAACCCTGCCTGCGAGCCTGCCTGTCATGCCCGAACCCTCCCGATTGAACTGGCCCTGATTTTCGCGCATCGGGCTCGTACACCGAACTCTGAAGCTCCGGCGATTCGAGGCGACTATCTTGCGATAGAAATGACAGGTACAGGGGAGAATCGAGGGCTAGCCCGTTGACAGACCGTTAACTTGAAATTAATCTGTGCTTGCTGTCACAATCACAAATGCCGGGAAGGCCAGAAGGGGCAAGGAGAACATGCAAGCCGCACTCCCTCGGGTATGTCCGCGCTGCCGCGGCTCGATGATCGTCGAGAGAGACTGGTACGGATCGTATAGCACCTGTATCTGTTGCGGCTTCGTCAAAGAAGCAGTTTCTTCCCCGGCAATCGACCTGATGCTCGAAGACGAAGAGGGCCACGGCCGCCAGCGCCGGCGCCAGCCCTCGCACGGCAAGCTCCGACTCTAGAAGCCCAGGCCCCGCCCCCGCACAAAGTCACGAGACCCGAAGAGGGTCTCGTTTGCTGCCGGCTGCGAAGCTCTCGCCGGACACAGTCAGGCCCTCGCATGGGCGAGGGCCATCGTCCGCGACTGGTGCCCGCCGGCTAAGGTCATCTCATTACTGAGTGCTGACGACGCCGTTGCCAGCCGCGACCTTGATCATCTTCGGCCGGGCAGCCTCGGCCTTGGGCAAGTGGAGGTTGAGGATGCCGTTCTCGAAGCGGGCCTCAGCCTTGTCCGCGTCGACAGAGTTCGGCAGCGCGATCGCGCGGTGGAAGGAGCCGTAGCGGATCTCCCTGCGATAGTAGTCGCGCTTCTGCTCTTCGGCCTGCTCCTTGTGCTCGGCACGGATGTTCAGGACGTCGTTCTGGATCGAGACCTCGACCTCATCCGGCCTCACCCCCGGGAGGGCGGCCTTGACGTCAACCGCCGTGTCGGTCTCGGACACCTCAACCGGGAAGCTGTACTCGACCGGCAGCTGGTCACCGAGGAGGCGCCACGGGCGAGAGAAGCCTTCCTCGAAGAGCCGGTCCATGGTCGTGCGGAGCTCGCTGAACGGGTCCCAACGAACAAGGTTTGTCATCTTCAGTCCTCCTCGTTGCTGGTTTGCCGGCGGGCCTGCCAGCGCCTTTTCCGTCGCCTAATTTAGCGCGGTTGCGCCCTCATGTCAAGGAATTAGTGGCCAATCTTGATAATGTATTTATCAGGGAGACTGCTCACCACATTGACAGCGCGTCGGGCAGGGGCGTACACTGCCCTTGGACTGAGGGCCGGCAATGGCGAAGGACTACTATCAGACACTCGGTGTCAACCGGAACGCGACGGAGAAGGAGATCCGCTCCGCCTACCGTCGCCTTGCCCGCAAGCTGCATCCCGACATCAATCCGGGCGACAAGGCGGCCGAGGCGCGGTTCAAGGAGGTGAACGCAGCCTACGAGGTCCTCTCCGACCCCGAGAAGCGCAAGAAGTACGACCTCTACGGCGACGACTGGGAGCATGCGGAGGAGATTGAGCGCGCCCGGCGCGGCAGAGGTCGCACCTTCTACGACTTCGGGGGCGCGCCCGGCGGCTTCCGGACCTTCACGTTCGAAGGCGACCCGAGCGAGATCTTTGGCGCCGATGACATTTTCAGCGGGCTGTTCGGCGGCCGAAGGACTCGCGTCCGCCCGCGCAACCTCAACGTCGAGCAGCCAGTGCAGGTGTCGCTCGAAGAGGCGTACAGCGGCACCGTCCGGACCCTGCTCCTGAACGCAGACAACGGCGGCCCGCCGCGCCGGATCGAGGTGAAGATCCCCGCGGGTGTGCAGACGGGCTCGCGGGTGCGTGTCGCCGGCGAGGGCCTGCAGGAGGGCGGGCGCAAGGGCGACCTGTACTTGATCGTCGACGTCCTGCCCCACGAGCGTTTCGAGCGAAAAGGGGATGACCTCTACGCCGACATCGACGTGCCCCTGAGCGTCGCCGTCCTGGGCGGCGAGGTCATGGTCGAGGCCATAGGGCGCCGTGTGGCCCTGAAGGTGCCGCCTCTGACCCAGAACGGCCGCGTTATCAGGCTCGCGGGCCTCGGCATGCCGAAGCTTGGCTCCGACCAGAAGGGCGACCTTTACGTCCGGGTGCGGGTGCGGCTGCCGGAAAGGCTCGACGACAAGAGCAAGAAGCTGTTCGAAGAATTGAGAGCGCTGGGGATATGAACCAGGTTGAATCTCAGGCAATGGACGCGTACTCGCGCGCCGTATCAGGCGCCGCTGAGCGCGTTGGCCCGGCCGTAGTGAGCGTCGAGGTGCGCCGCCGCCAGCAGCGGCAAGGGCGCGGCGGCCGGCCCGCCAGGGCGGGCGATCCGAACGCCTACGTTGCCACGGGCTCCGGCGTCATCTTCGACTCTCAGGGGCGCGTGATCACGAACGAGCACGTCGCCCGGGCAGCGCCGGCGCCGGACGCTATCTCCGTTGTGCTGGCGGACGGCCGTCGCTTTGCGGCGGTGGTCGAAGCCGCGGACCCGTCCGTGGACATAGCGGTGCTTCGCATCCCTAGCGCGCCGCCGGGGCTTCCCGTGGCGGAGCTGACTTCCGCGCCGCTAAAGGTAGGCCAGCTGGTGATCGCGATCGGCAACCCCTACGGCCTGAGCTGGACCGTGACGGCTGGCGTGGTCAGTGCCGTGGGCCGCTCGCTGCCCGTAGGTGGCGGACGGGAACTGAAGGACCTCGTGCAGACAGACACGCCGATCAATCCCGGCAACTCGGGCGGCCCGCTCGTCGATGCGCACGGGCGCGTCGTCGGCATCACGACCGCGGTGATGCCGTTCGCCCGCGGCGTTGGCTTCGCGGTGCCGACCTCCGCCGTACTCGGCGTAATCGCCGCGCATCGCGAGCGCCTGGCGCAGCAGGACCCGCCGCGATTCGGTATCAGCGGCGTCTCGACAACCATCGAGCCGGATGTGCGCAAGCGCCTGGGTCTCAAGCAGGAACGCGGCGTGTTACTGGTGGACGTACAGCCCGGTTCGGCTGCCGCGACGGCAAGCCTGAGGCCGCTGGATATCGTGGTCAGCATCGGCGACATGCCGGTGACAGCGGTCGAGGACCTGAAGCGCCGTATCGACTCGCTGCGCGCCGGCCGCAACGTCGAGGTCGCCTTCCTGCGCGAGGGCCGCCTGCGGCGCACGCACGTAGTCATCGGCGGAATGCCGCGAGGGATAGTCGAGGCAAGGCTGTAAGACGGCTGGGTACTGATGCGAATGGGCGGCGGGCGCCAGACCGCCGCCGGCGAATGAGGTACGGATGAACGACAAAGACTACAACAACGAGGAGGAACCGGCATTCATCATCAGCGTCGCGGCGCGGATGCTGGGCGTGCACGCGCAGACGCTGCGCTACTACGAGCGCGTGGGGCTGCTGACGCCCTCACGCTCGCGCGGGCGCATCCGCCTTTACTCGCAGGCGGACATCAACCGCATCCGCCAGGTGCAGCGCCTGATCGAGGACCTCGGTGTCAACCTGGCCGGTGCGGAAGTGATCATCGATATGAGCCGCAAGATCAAGGCGCTGGAGGAGGAGAACGAGGCGCTGCGCCTTGAGCTCCAGCGCCTGCGCGACCGCCGCCTGCCAGCGCCGAGGGAGTGAGGGCGTGAATCGGAAGCGGTCCGAAGAACGAGGAGTCGTTAATAGCTACATCGAGGCGTTGGAAGGTGTGGTGGTTGCTCCCCGGAGGAAAGCGATGGTTCGAGCAGCCCAGAGCGCTTCAGAAAAGTAGTGGGTGGAACGGGATCCCTCATTCGTCCGAATGACAGGACGGGAGGCCCTTGTTGATGCTTCTGGCATCGATGGATGCTTGGAATAGGTATCAGGTAGGTAATAAGCCATGATGAGACAGGACAGGTTCACGGAGCAGGCGCAGGAGGTGCTCGCCAACTCGCAGCAGTACGTGCGTGAGCACAAGCACCCCCAGTGGGATGTCGAGCACATCTTCCTGGCGCTGCTCTCGCAAAAGGACGGGCTGGCGCGCCGCGTCTTCGAGCGCCTCGGGGTCTCCGTCGATGACTTGCGCGAAAAGGTTTCGGCGGTGCTCAGCCGCGCGCCCAAGACCGCATACGACAGCGTCCAGATCTACGTGACGCCGCGTGTCGTGAGGCTCCTGGAGGCCGCGAACGCGGAGGCGGAGCGGCTCAAGGACGAATACGTCGGCATCGAGCACCTGCTGATCGCGATCTCGGATGAGCGCGATGGCGATTCGGCGCGCATCCTGCGCCAGGCGGGTGTCGACAAGGAGCGCATCTACCGGGCGCTTCAGGACATCCGCGGCAGCGCGCGGGTTCAGAGCCCGCGCGCGGAGAGCCATTACGGCGCGCTCGAGAAGTACTCGGTCGACCTCACGAAGCTTGCGCGCGAGGGCAAGCTCGACCCAGTAATTGGCCGCGAGGAAGAGATCCGCCGCGTGATGCAGATCCTCAACCGGCGCCAGAAAAACAACCCCGTGATCATCGGCGAGGCCGGTGTTGGCAAGACGGCGATCGTCGAGGGGCTGGCGCAGAAAATCGTCATGGAGGACGTGCCGGAGAACCTGCGCGGCCGCCGCGTGCTCGCGCTGGACATGGGCGCGCTTGTCGCCGGCTCAAAGTTCCGGGGCGAGTTCGAGGAGCGGCTGCAGGCCGTCATGGACGAAACGAAGAAGTCCGAGGGCGAGGTGATCTTGTTCCTGGACGAGATCCACCAGATGGTTGGTGCCGGCGGCGCCGAGGGCGCGATCGACGCCTCGACGATGATGAAGCCGGCGCTGGCGCGCGGCGAGCTGCACGTCATCGGCGCGACGACGCTGGACGAGTACCGGCAGTACATCGAGAAGGACGCGGCGCTCGAGCGGCGCTTTGCCCCGGTATATGTCGACGAGCCCTCGGTAGAAGAGACGATCGAGATCCTGAAAGGGCTGCGCCCGAAGTACGAGGCGCATCACAAGGTGAAGATCGATGACGCCGCGCTAGAGGCGGCGGCGCGCCTTTCGCACCGGTACATCAGCGACCGTTTCCTGCCGGACAAGGCGATCGACCTGATCGACGAGGCGGCTTCGAAAAAAGTCATCGACGCGCAGTCGATGACGCCGGAGCTGCGCGACCTCAAGCGGCGACTGGACGAACTGAGCAGCGAGGTGGAGGCGGCGGCGAACCGCCAGGACTATGAGGCGGCGGCGCGCCTGCGCACCGAGGTCCTGAAGCTGAAGGACGAGTACGAAGCCAAGAAGGCGGAATGGGAGCGCACGGAAAAGATCGACACGAACGTCACGGCAGAGGACATTGCCGAGCTCGTGGGCAAGATGACCGGCATCCCGGTGTCGCGCATGCTGGAGGGCGAAGCCGAGAAGCTCCTGCACATGGAGGAGGCGCTGCATCAGAAGGTCATAGGCCAGGACAAGGCTGTGGAGGCGCTCTCGGACGCCATCCGGCGCGCCCGCTCCGGCCTGAAGGACCCGAAGCGGCCCATCGGCAGCTTCATCTTCGTCGGCCCGACAGGCAGCGGTAAGACCTACCTGGCAAAGGTGCTCGCCGAGTACCTGTTCGACGACGAGGACGCAATGATCCGCATCGACATGTCGGAGTACGGCGAGCGGCACACGGTGTCCCGCCTCATCGGGGCGCCGCCCGGCTACGTGGGCTACGAGGAGGCTGGCGGCCTCACCGAGGCCGTCAGGCGCCGCCCCTACAGCGTCGTGCTGTTCGACGAGATCGAGAAGGCCCACCCCGAGGTGCTGAACGTACTCCTGCAGGTGATGGAGGATGGCCGCCTGACGGACGGCCACGGGCGCACCGTGGACTTCCGCAACACGGTCATCATCATGACCTCCAACCTGGGCACGCGTCAG encodes the following:
- a CDS encoding MerR family transcriptional regulator, yielding MNDKDYNNEEEPAFIISVAARMLGVHAQTLRYYERVGLLTPSRSRGRIRLYSQADINRIRQVQRLIEDLGVNLAGAEVIIDMSRKIKALEEENEALRLELQRLRDRRLPAPRE
- a CDS encoding AAA family ATPase — encoded protein: MRQDRFTEQAQEVLANSQQYVREHKHPQWDVEHIFLALLSQKDGLARRVFERLGVSVDDLREKVSAVLSRAPKTAYDSVQIYVTPRVVRLLEAANAEAERLKDEYVGIEHLLIAISDERDGDSARILRQAGVDKERIYRALQDIRGSARVQSPRAESHYGALEKYSVDLTKLAREGKLDPVIGREEEIRRVMQILNRRQKNNPVIIGEAGVGKTAIVEGLAQKIVMEDVPENLRGRRVLALDMGALVAGSKFRGEFEERLQAVMDETKKSEGEVILFLDEIHQMVGAGGAEGAIDASTMMKPALARGELHVIGATTLDEYRQYIEKDAALERRFAPVYVDEPSVEETIEILKGLRPKYEAHHKVKIDDAALEAAARLSHRYISDRFLPDKAIDLIDEAASKKVIDAQSMTPELRDLKRRLDELSSEVEAAANRQDYEAAARLRTEVLKLKDEYEAKKAEWERTEKIDTNVTAEDIAELVGKMTGIPVSRMLEGEAEKLLHMEEALHQKVIGQDKAVEALSDAIRRARSGLKDPKRPIGSFIFVGPTGSGKTYLAKVLAEYLFDDEDAMIRIDMSEYGERHTVSRLIGAPPGYVGYEEAGGLTEAVRRRPYSVVLFDEIEKAHPEVLNVLLQVMEDGRLTDGHGRTVDFRNTVIIMTSNLGTRQDTRGALGFGVERTKNDQERDRLHQRVERALHEFLRPEFLNRVDDIIIFEPLTEVELRRIVDNMLAEVGERLAERRITIELTDAAKDELVREGYDRVYGARPLRRTIERRVENPLSKRILAGEFSEGDHVVVDFGEGGFTFTRSAPAPPREP
- the pabB gene encoding aminodeoxychorismate synthase component I, producing the protein MTLISPDLEAVARVGSEPWGFWLDSSLPDARQGRHSFAGRRPSFVMRCWGRRVELSSPGGSRTCLDADPFEVLRGLLNERAGRDGMVAGYFGFGLARHIEDLPSMAAEDLGLPDCSLGFYEDVAVFDPGVFAPGVGASIRHPPFDALASSFSRAGYRRAVARCLDYIRAGDIYQVNLSQRFEADCPRPPIEVYRALRRLSPAPYGAIFTFPDFTLLSSSPERFLHYDPVSRVVETRPIKGTRPRGRDAQEDLALARDLMASGKDRAENLMIVDLERNDLGRVAEVGSVEVPELFGLESYASVHHLVSTVRCRLRPDCDAIDLLRATFPSGSVTGAPKLRAMQIIDELEPVARGPYTGAMGYIGFDGRVDLNVAIRIMVIKEGRAYFHVGGGIVADSDPEAEYQETLDKGAALARVLAAD
- a CDS encoding aminotransferase class IV — protein: MAWVYFNGRLLPEDNALVPAGDRGVLLGLGVFETFRARKGRVYRLDAHFRRLCAGAAAFGIEVPLDLPGLGKAVSDLARLAALDDARVRLTLTAGDPEGGPNLLIQARASTDYPEESYEAGIRLATAAQRRNETSPLARLKTTSFAENVHARDEARRRGADEALLLNTKGLVAEGSVTNVFAVIGREVVTPPVEDGALGGVTREAVLELAPDAGVRPAVRSLRLEDLLAAREVFVTNAIAGLLPVVAIDGTIVGGGRPGDITRRLRAAYEAAASLTTPGA
- a CDS encoding aldo/keto reductase: MGELRTRRLGRTGLWLPELGLGAMDTPQSSEGLETLRAAYDQGIRFVDTARGYAGSEALIGQFIREHGGSPFVLSSKTFSHSIDGSQRDVDRSLAVLGVSSIDLYQLHDVRTDEAWREVMGENGALAGLRIAQERGLVRYLGISSHNLALVERAVLCGEFDAVMLEYSAFFPETAPLIDLAAEHDVGVIVMRPLGGSGRMSVVRSRIAGGYTGPLTPANLLRYVLSHPGVSVAIPGARHPSRIVENAATARSYEPMSEQERRELEAEAAALY
- a CDS encoding SDR family NAD(P)-dependent oxidoreductase, with product MPGRVEGKVAIVVGGGQTPGQTIGNGRATAILLAREGARVVVADRNLDSARETVAMIEAEKGEATAVEADVTDEAAVKDMVGAAMAVYGAIDILHNNVGASVALNDAPATELEVAAFDRIVATNLRGMWLACKHALPVMREQGRGSIVNISSMAARSNYPFVGYKTTKAAVIALSENLAAANARYGIRVNCILPGLMNTPMAIEARVAAGADREQLIAQRDSRVPLGRRMGTGWDVAFAALFLHSDEAKFITGVSLPVDGGAGVAGGGGG
- a CDS encoding trypsin-like peptidase domain-containing protein — its product is MDAYSRAVSGAAERVGPAVVSVEVRRRQQRQGRGGRPARAGDPNAYVATGSGVIFDSQGRVITNEHVARAAPAPDAISVVLADGRRFAAVVEAADPSVDIAVLRIPSAPPGLPVAELTSAPLKVGQLVIAIGNPYGLSWTVTAGVVSAVGRSLPVGGGRELKDLVQTDTPINPGNSGGPLVDAHGRVVGITTAVMPFARGVGFAVPTSAVLGVIAAHRERLAQQDPPRFGISGVSTTIEPDVRKRLGLKQERGVLLVDVQPGSAAATASLRPLDIVVSIGDMPVTAVEDLKRRIDSLRAGRNVEVAFLREGRLRRTHVVIGGMPRGIVEARL
- a CDS encoding Hsp20/alpha crystallin family protein translates to MTNLVRWDPFSELRTTMDRLFEEGFSRPWRLLGDQLPVEYSFPVEVSETDTAVDVKAALPGVRPDEVEVSIQNDVLNIRAEHKEQAEEQKRDYYRREIRYGSFHRAIALPNSVDADKAEARFENGILNLHLPKAEAARPKMIKVAAGNGVVSTQ
- a CDS encoding J domain-containing protein codes for the protein MAKDYYQTLGVNRNATEKEIRSAYRRLARKLHPDINPGDKAAEARFKEVNAAYEVLSDPEKRKKYDLYGDDWEHAEEIERARRGRGRTFYDFGGAPGGFRTFTFEGDPSEIFGADDIFSGLFGGRRTRVRPRNLNVEQPVQVSLEEAYSGTVRTLLLNADNGGPPRRIEVKIPAGVQTGSRVRVAGEGLQEGGRKGDLYLIVDVLPHERFERKGDDLYADIDVPLSVAVLGGEVMVEAIGRRVALKVPPLTQNGRVIRLAGLGMPKLGSDQKGDLYVRVRVRLPERLDDKSKKLFEELRALGI
- a CDS encoding SDR family oxidoreductase, whose amino-acid sequence is MTGRLAGRVALITGGTSGIGEATVERFLEEGARVVFTGRSVESGEAIAARLGPDARYFRADVTREDDIRASVEFTTSTFGRLDILFNNAGGPTGGTPEIVTWEQFEHAMALLVGSVVFGIKHAIPVMKAQQHGRIINNSSIAALRTNTGQYLYSAAKAAVTQLTKVAGMELGKYGITVNCVSPGGVATPIFYGGSEAARQLEPGHNEGKMRKLKENLARANPIHRTGLPRDVANAVLYLASDDGAYINCHDLVVDGGMTAGPFPAYD